A single region of the Halorubrum depositum genome encodes:
- a CDS encoding CheF family chemotaxis protein, producing MGESVVADFVGRVHAPDVGSDEPVTGRVLLSGRRLVLATDDGKTTVPLAGVFDVVVGTVPGDLRSFFSDSVTLAYERGSERRTVLVEGEPEDMDRFTRLLFKALLRDVMVTVRHPAKVGGRVTDASDHAASVALSSGAIRFVDCPDPFEVDLSAVIDYERTDRTLAGTQRPALVFRHVVDSQTVTSIATVPNERTLNVLGRYLKLEYDDAMEELESFDPTEEQLEILVSIYSAGGEADIADVVTGDVTQTSMILDTLREEGLVVDGESGAALTRKGQMIVTSYLESVNA from the coding sequence ATGGGAGAGTCCGTCGTCGCCGACTTCGTCGGTCGCGTCCACGCCCCGGACGTCGGGAGCGACGAACCGGTGACGGGGCGCGTGCTCCTGAGCGGACGCCGGCTGGTGCTCGCGACGGACGACGGGAAGACGACCGTCCCGCTCGCCGGCGTCTTCGACGTGGTCGTCGGCACGGTCCCCGGCGACCTCCGGTCGTTTTTCAGCGACAGCGTCACCCTCGCGTACGAGCGCGGGAGCGAGCGGCGCACGGTCCTCGTCGAGGGCGAGCCGGAGGACATGGACCGGTTCACCCGCCTGCTGTTCAAGGCCCTGTTGCGCGACGTGATGGTCACCGTCCGGCACCCCGCGAAGGTGGGCGGGCGCGTCACGGACGCCTCGGACCACGCGGCGTCGGTCGCGCTCTCGTCCGGTGCGATCCGCTTCGTCGACTGTCCCGATCCGTTCGAGGTCGACCTCTCCGCCGTGATCGACTACGAGCGGACCGACCGGACACTCGCGGGGACGCAGCGGCCCGCGCTCGTGTTCCGTCACGTGGTCGACTCCCAGACGGTCACGTCGATCGCGACCGTTCCGAACGAGCGCACGCTGAACGTGCTCGGCCGGTACCTCAAGCTGGAGTACGACGACGCGATGGAGGAGCTCGAGTCGTTCGACCCGACCGAGGAGCAGCTGGAGATCCTCGTGTCGATCTACTCGGCCGGCGGCGAGGCGGACATCGCCGACGTCGTCACGGGCGACGTCACGCAGACGTCGATGATCCTCGACACGCTCCGCGAGGAGGGACTCGTCGTCGACGGCGAGTCGGGCGCGGCGCTCACGCGCAAGGGGCAGATGATCGTCACCTCGTACCTGGAGTCGGTCAACGCCTGA
- a CDS encoding MOSC domain-containing protein, with protein sequence MARIAELVAYPLKSNDGVALDRAELGAAGALRGDRTYALVEAGVDPHEASVGGSGGYVNGKREPAVHGLRASYELAGPTDATPTAVTLSRPARPETGTAAGERIFALPDDGDALEAWVGDYLGYAVDLVCEPDGGLPDDRTARGPTVVSRATLETVAGWFDAVADATEMRRRLRPSVVIDDCPAFWEDRLFADRGEAVRFAAGDAELLGVNPCQRCVVPSRNPDTGEAIEGFRERFVRKRRETLPDWTESDRFDHDFRLMVNTVVPEEWWGSSLAVGDEVTIAGVEPLDRELY encoded by the coding sequence ATGGCACGCATCGCGGAACTCGTCGCCTACCCGCTGAAGTCGAACGACGGCGTCGCCCTCGACCGCGCCGAACTCGGGGCCGCGGGCGCCCTCCGCGGCGACCGCACGTACGCGCTCGTCGAGGCCGGCGTCGACCCCCACGAGGCCTCCGTCGGCGGGAGCGGGGGCTACGTCAACGGGAAGCGCGAGCCCGCGGTCCACGGGCTCCGCGCGAGCTACGAGCTGGCGGGTCCGACCGACGCGACGCCGACCGCGGTGACCCTCTCGCGGCCGGCGCGGCCCGAGACGGGGACCGCCGCGGGCGAGCGGATCTTCGCGCTCCCCGACGACGGCGACGCGCTGGAAGCGTGGGTCGGCGACTACCTCGGCTACGCCGTCGACCTAGTGTGCGAGCCCGACGGCGGACTCCCCGACGACCGGACGGCCCGCGGCCCGACGGTGGTCTCGCGCGCGACCCTCGAGACCGTCGCGGGCTGGTTCGACGCGGTCGCGGACGCGACGGAGATGCGCCGGCGGCTCCGCCCCAGCGTCGTCATCGACGACTGTCCCGCGTTCTGGGAGGACCGGCTGTTCGCCGACCGCGGGGAGGCCGTGCGGTTCGCCGCGGGCGACGCCGAGCTGCTGGGGGTCAACCCCTGCCAGCGTTGCGTCGTCCCGTCCCGGAACCCGGACACGGGCGAGGCGATCGAGGGGTTCCGCGAGCGGTTCGTGCGAAAGCGGCGAGAGACCCTTCCAGACTGGACCGAGAGCGACCGCTTCGACCACGACTTCCGGCTCATGGTGAACACCGTCGTCCCGGAGGAGTGGTGGGGGTCGTCCCTCGCGGTCGGCGACGAGGTGACGATCGCGGGCGTCGAGCCGCTCGACCGAGAGCTGTACTGA
- a CDS encoding HVO_0476 family zinc finger protein, whose protein sequence is MTETGDRVGLACPSCSPGEETVHEVLRPGGQATVRCTDCDHTYKTEIPEEETVGLKIVVSQDGESFTTRMDVPADTYVGTGEEFVVDTPDALMQVRVTGIEVGPEQRVEEADVEDVETLWTRAVDNVSVPVTLHPKDGNADETRSIRVNVPGDYEFTVGETVEFGDEEFVVEGVQIREDAPEYRHEKLDHDGDFAYAKDCKRVYGRDESLTAWSAW, encoded by the coding sequence ATGACCGAAACAGGAGACCGAGTCGGTCTCGCCTGCCCGTCGTGTTCGCCGGGCGAGGAGACCGTCCACGAAGTGTTACGCCCCGGCGGGCAGGCGACCGTCCGCTGCACCGACTGCGATCACACGTACAAGACCGAGATCCCGGAGGAGGAGACCGTCGGGCTGAAGATCGTCGTCTCGCAGGACGGCGAGTCGTTCACCACCCGGATGGACGTCCCCGCGGACACCTACGTCGGGACCGGCGAGGAGTTCGTCGTCGACACCCCCGACGCGCTGATGCAGGTTCGGGTGACCGGGATCGAGGTCGGCCCGGAGCAGCGCGTCGAGGAGGCCGACGTCGAGGACGTGGAGACGCTGTGGACCCGCGCGGTCGACAACGTCTCCGTCCCGGTGACGCTCCACCCGAAGGACGGGAACGCCGACGAGACGCGCTCGATCCGCGTGAACGTCCCCGGCGACTACGAGTTCACCGTCGGCGAGACGGTGGAGTTCGGCGACGAGGAGTTCGTCGTCGAGGGCGTCCAGATCCGCGAGGACGCCCCCGAGTACCGCCACGAGAAGCTGGACCACGACGGCGACTTCGCCTACGCGAAGGACTGCAAGCGGGTGTACGGCCGCGACGAGAGCCTGACGGCGTGGTCGGCCTGGTAG
- the fer gene encoding ferredoxin Fer — protein MPTVEYLNYEVLDDHGWSMDDDNLFEEAADADLDAEDYGTLEVNQGEYILESAEAQGYDWPFSCRAGACANCASIVKEGDIEMDMQQILSDEEVEEKNVRLTCIGSPATDEVKIVYNAKHLDYLQNRVI, from the coding sequence ATGCCCACAGTAGAATACCTCAACTACGAAGTGCTCGACGACCACGGCTGGTCGATGGACGACGACAACCTGTTCGAGGAGGCCGCCGACGCCGACCTCGACGCCGAGGACTACGGCACCCTCGAAGTGAACCAAGGCGAATACATCCTCGAATCGGCCGAGGCGCAGGGCTACGACTGGCCCTTCTCGTGCCGCGCCGGCGCCTGTGCGAACTGCGCCTCCATCGTGAAGGAGGGCGACATCGAGATGGACATGCAGCAGATCCTCTCCGACGAGGAGGTCGAAGAGAAGAACGTCCGTCTCACCTGCATCGGGAGCCCGGCGACCGACGAGGTCAAGATCGTTTACAACGCGAAACACCTCGACTACCTGCAGAACCGCGTCATCTAA
- the psmA gene encoding archaeal proteasome endopeptidase complex subunit alpha, whose translation MMGGNDQQAYDRGTSLFSPDGRIYQVEYAREAVSRGAPSVGIRTAEGVVFVAMSRASSTLMEAESIEKLHKLDDHLGTASAGHVADARQLIDLARRQSQGNRLRYGEPVGVETLTKFVTDHIQENTQRGGTRPYGAALLIGGIDDGEPRLFAADPSGTPNEWKATVIGGGRQDIQGHLEEEWSDDLSLTAGVELGLAALAAHEDEFEPDDVAVATITEADGYRTVPADEVAEAFEAAGLGGDEEDDGTDADGADDGTDADGADDGTDADGADDADASDEE comes from the coding sequence ATGATGGGCGGCAACGACCAGCAGGCGTACGACCGCGGCACGTCGCTGTTCTCGCCCGACGGGCGCATCTACCAGGTCGAGTACGCCCGCGAGGCGGTCTCGCGCGGCGCGCCGAGCGTCGGGATCCGCACCGCGGAGGGCGTCGTGTTCGTCGCGATGTCCCGCGCCTCCTCGACGCTGATGGAGGCGGAGAGCATCGAGAAGCTCCACAAGCTCGACGACCACCTCGGCACCGCGAGCGCGGGCCACGTCGCGGACGCGCGACAGCTGATCGACCTCGCGCGCCGGCAGTCGCAGGGGAACCGCCTGCGCTACGGCGAGCCCGTCGGCGTCGAGACGCTGACGAAGTTCGTCACCGACCACATCCAGGAGAACACCCAGCGCGGCGGCACGCGCCCGTACGGCGCCGCGCTCCTCATCGGCGGCATCGACGACGGCGAGCCGCGCCTGTTCGCCGCCGACCCCTCCGGCACGCCGAACGAGTGGAAGGCGACCGTCATCGGCGGCGGCCGACAGGACATCCAGGGACACCTCGAGGAGGAGTGGAGCGACGACCTCTCGCTGACCGCCGGCGTCGAGCTCGGCCTCGCCGCGCTCGCGGCCCACGAGGACGAGTTCGAGCCCGACGACGTCGCCGTCGCGACGATCACCGAGGCCGACGGCTACCGGACCGTCCCCGCCGACGAGGTCGCCGAGGCGTTCGAGGCGGCCGGGCTCGGTGGCGACGAGGAGGACGACGGGACCGACGCTGACGGCGCGGACGACGGAACCGACGCTGACGGCGCGGACGACGGAACCGACGCTGACGGCGCGGACGACGCCGACGCGAGCGACGAGGAGTAG
- the prs gene encoding ribose-phosphate diphosphokinase: MIVPGSSSQLLAAALAEETGRPLATPTYDRFPDGETLAAVPDFDGEEAVVVATTDSDRAWVELLQLQDAVREAGAERVTTVLPYMGYARQDQSFGDGEPVSARAMARAVSTGTDRVVLVNPHESGVADFYDVAVETVDAAGVLADPLPTGLSEPLFLAPDEGAVGIAETVRDAYGAGETDYFEKHRDRETGAVAVSPSDAAVGGRDVVVVDDIVATGSTMSESVAVLNDRGAATVLAACVHPMLAANAVTKLRGAGVDRIVGSDTIERGCSVVSVAPVLADALA, from the coding sequence ATGATCGTTCCCGGATCCAGCTCACAGCTGCTCGCGGCCGCGCTCGCCGAGGAGACGGGCCGGCCGCTGGCGACGCCGACGTACGACCGGTTCCCGGACGGGGAGACGCTCGCGGCGGTGCCCGACTTCGACGGCGAGGAGGCGGTCGTCGTCGCGACGACCGACTCCGACCGGGCGTGGGTCGAACTGCTCCAGCTGCAGGACGCCGTCCGCGAGGCCGGCGCCGAGCGCGTGACGACCGTCCTCCCGTACATGGGGTACGCCCGGCAGGACCAGTCGTTCGGCGACGGCGAGCCCGTCTCCGCCCGGGCGATGGCGCGGGCGGTCTCCACCGGGACCGACCGCGTCGTCCTCGTCAACCCTCACGAGTCGGGCGTCGCCGACTTCTACGACGTCGCCGTCGAGACGGTCGACGCGGCGGGCGTCCTCGCCGATCCCCTGCCGACCGGCCTCTCAGAGCCGCTGTTCCTCGCGCCGGACGAGGGCGCGGTCGGCATCGCCGAGACGGTCCGGGACGCGTACGGCGCCGGCGAGACGGACTACTTCGAGAAGCACCGCGACCGTGAGACGGGCGCCGTCGCGGTGTCGCCGTCGGACGCCGCGGTCGGGGGGCGGGACGTGGTCGTCGTCGACGACATCGTCGCCACCGGGTCGACGATGAGCGAGTCGGTGGCCGTGCTGAACGACCGCGGCGCGGCGACGGTGCTCGCGGCCTGCGTCCACCCCATGCTCGCCGCCAACGCCGTGACGAAGCTGCGCGGCGCCGGCGTCGATCGCATCGTCGGCAGCGACACCATCGAGCGCGGCTGCAGCGTCGTCAGCGTCGCCCCCGTCCTCGCCGACGCGCTGGCGTAG
- a CDS encoding sugar O-acetyltransferase, with amino-acid sequence MPTETERMLSGEAYDSSDPTLVADRERARDLARRYNATSEAERDRRERLLRELFDAVGEGPTVQPPFRCDYGYNVAVGDDFFANYGCVFLDSNPIAFGDRCLLGPGVHVYTPTHPLDPEERATGRERAEPVTVGDDVWIGGRAVLNPGVTVGDGAVIASGAVVAEDVPARTVVGGNPARVIREIE; translated from the coding sequence ATGCCGACCGAGACGGAGCGGATGCTGTCCGGAGAGGCCTACGACTCGAGCGATCCGACGCTCGTCGCCGACCGCGAGCGCGCCCGCGACCTCGCCCGCCGCTACAACGCGACGAGCGAGGCCGAGCGGGATCGGCGCGAGCGGCTCCTCCGCGAACTGTTCGACGCGGTCGGAGAGGGCCCGACCGTCCAGCCTCCGTTCCGGTGCGACTACGGCTACAACGTCGCCGTCGGCGACGACTTCTTCGCGAACTACGGCTGCGTCTTCCTCGACTCGAATCCGATCGCCTTCGGTGACCGCTGTCTGCTCGGCCCGGGCGTTCACGTCTACACCCCGACGCACCCGCTCGACCCCGAGGAGCGCGCGACCGGCCGCGAGCGCGCGGAGCCGGTGACCGTCGGCGACGACGTCTGGATCGGCGGGCGCGCCGTGCTCAACCCCGGCGTGACCGTGGGCGACGGCGCGGTGATCGCCTCGGGCGCGGTCGTCGCGGAAGACGTCCCGGCGCGGACCGTGGTCGGCGGGAACCCGGCGCGAGTGATCCGGGAGATCGAGTGA